One part of the Dermacentor silvarum isolate Dsil-2018 chromosome 6, BIME_Dsil_1.4, whole genome shotgun sequence genome encodes these proteins:
- the LOC119455481 gene encoding peritrophin-1: MQAKVMIPVFVAFVVAVAGVSAVTADEFLVCPLVDDKGVNATLLPNVYNCSTFYLCSQGVPELIECPHALHFNRKLNVCDFPWRAACVELPLPEPELPTTEAPPATERIIITQVVKEIIKPVDDQAPSS, translated from the exons ATGCAAGCTAAAGTGATGATTCCTGTATTTGTGGCATTTGTCGTGGCTGTGGCAGGTGTCTCGGCAGTCACTGCAGATGAATTCTTGGTCTGCCCTCTCGTGGACGACAAGGGAGTCAACGCCACACTCTTACCTAACGTCTACAACTGTTCCACATTCTACTTGTGTTCACAG GGCGTCCCAGAACTCATCGAATGCCCACATGCTCTGCACTTCAACCGCAAGCTGAACGTGTGCGACTTTCCGTGGCGTGCAGCGTGCGTCGAGCTCCCTCTCCCAGAGCCCGAATTGCCGACTACCGAGGCCCCGCCAGCCACTGAAAGGATTATCATCACGCAAGTCGTCAAGGAGATTATCAAGCCTGTTGACGACCAGGCACCATCATCATAG